A genomic region of Deltaproteobacteria bacterium contains the following coding sequences:
- a CDS encoding class A beta-lactamase-related serine hydrolase, translating into MAGAKRGILFHSNSISTLGRNRMPSIFWSKFKVLMVCILSFLVTASVGCDSSSSDSSNDELIARMKNATDRVIETTHVPGVVALVADHSRGIDWLYAAGLSDIPNKIPANESFTFRIGSNTKTFTVTVLLQLVAEGRLSLDDKLSRFLPGFPKADQITIAMLCNMTSGIFNYTEDIQFIQMATEDPERFWPPQELVDVAARNNSYFEPGTSWKYSNSNTIIVGMIVEKITGNSLESEIADRITGPLGLMNTGLLTSGVGLPGIHGRGYYAQEYEEGDDLTEYLDASTTWAAGSAYSAPRELQRYVEALVGGGLLSDEMQQIRFHEYMVQLTEKAAYGLGILKQGTFFGHNGSIPGFTSIMCHSVEKNCTVIIYFNCQLEEYSPDTLFLEFMNILYGNDY; encoded by the coding sequence ATGGCAGGGGCAAAAAGGGGTATTTTATTTCATTCCAACAGTATTTCAACCCTTGGGAGAAACCGTATGCCATCGATTTTTTGGTCCAAGTTCAAGGTGCTCATGGTTTGCATCCTTTCTTTTCTGGTCACGGCTTCCGTGGGATGCGACTCGAGCAGCAGCGATTCCAGCAACGACGAACTGATTGCCCGGATGAAAAACGCCACCGATCGGGTCATCGAGACGACCCATGTGCCGGGAGTCGTGGCCCTGGTGGCCGACCATTCCCGGGGCATCGATTGGCTCTACGCGGCCGGGCTGAGCGACATCCCCAACAAGATTCCAGCCAACGAGTCATTCACCTTCAGGATCGGGAGCAATACCAAGACCTTCACCGTGACCGTTCTCCTCCAGTTGGTGGCCGAGGGTCGACTCTCCCTTGACGACAAGCTCTCGAGGTTTCTTCCAGGATTTCCCAAGGCGGATCAGATCACCATTGCCATGCTCTGCAATATGACGTCGGGGATATTCAACTACACCGAGGATATTCAGTTCATTCAAATGGCGACCGAAGATCCCGAAAGGTTCTGGCCGCCCCAAGAACTCGTCGACGTCGCGGCCAGGAATAATTCATATTTCGAACCTGGAACAAGCTGGAAGTACTCGAATTCCAACACGATCATCGTGGGTATGATCGTCGAGAAGATCACCGGCAATTCCCTGGAGTCGGAAATAGCCGACAGGATAACCGGGCCTCTCGGTTTGATGAACACCGGGCTTCTGACGTCGGGTGTGGGGCTGCCCGGAATTCATGGCAGAGGCTACTACGCCCAGGAATACGAGGAAGGGGATGATCTTACCGAATACCTGGACGCTTCAACGACCTGGGCCGCCGGATCGGCTTATTCGGCTCCGAGAGAACTGCAACGCTATGTCGAGGCCCTGGTCGGCGGTGGACTGCTTTCAGACGAGATGCAACAGATCCGGTTCCATGAGTACATGGTTCAGTTGACGGAGAAGGCCGCCTATGGACTCGGCATCCTGAAGCAGGGAACCTTCTTTGGCCACAACGGGTCCATTCCGGGATTCACTTCAATCATGTGCCACAGCGTTGAAA